A stretch of Camelina sativa cultivar DH55 chromosome 18, Cs, whole genome shotgun sequence DNA encodes these proteins:
- the LOC104761616 gene encoding DNA ligase 1-like isoform X2, whose translation MGEEDTIVSVEPTANGTSSLPKTSDAISGKEVQEKASGKEAQEDKKAEDTGPQKMEIDDEIKQHEGKSETEHKEVEVTEKEEKAETEKSEEKDVNGDKEPLETAEKDEDKGQPEADKMDEDTDDKKSKADDGVSGGAIEEDTVMKENVESDDKKDMKDNENQKMKIDTTEGDQEKTEKESKEEKLEGRQVNGNEQGNKGDIKEEEKLVSGDKGDDVNEDEKVDNVDENNKKEASKENDEGKEEETNKGEEVKEANKEEEVEADTEVDVPNVEDKKTESKDENENENEDKEDEKEDGKEESMDDKEDEKEESNDDKEDKIEDIKKSNKRGKGKTEKNRGKTKSEEETKDIEPRTPFSDRPVRERKSVERLVAVIDKDSSREFHVEKGKGTPLKDIPNVAYKISRKKSDEVFKQLHQILFGGRRGKATQVKTNILRFSGYKWQGDEEKAKLKVKEKLDKNNKEKLLEFCEIFDISVAKATAKKEDIVTKLLEFLEKPHATSDVLLNEKDKGVKRKRTPKKSSPAAGNSSSKRSAKSQKKAEEATRTKKKSLPHSDDESEEEKEEEEEEEEEKEQEVEEEDEVNEEEENKNGIPDKSEDEAPLPSESEDKVESEEESEEETQKKKRGSRTPSKKKESSGKSRSKKTAVPAKSSPPKKATQKRSAGKRKKSDDDSDTSPKASSKRKKTEKPAKEQSSAPSKSASKEKPGKRGGKGKDKTKEPSDEELKNAIIDILKGVDFNTATFTDILKRLDKKFKIDLTSRKSSIKLMIQDELKKLAEEADNEEGEEEDAENEEEEEDKVKEKAGGSGGAEEVKA comes from the exons ATGGGGGAAGAAGATACAATAGTCTCTGTGGAGCCAACAGCAAATGGGACTAGTTCTCTTCCGAAGACATCAGATGCAATCAGTGGAAAAGAAGTGCAGGAGAAAGCTAGTGGCAAGGAAGCACAGGAAGATAAGAAAGCTGAGGATACTGGACCTCAGAAAATGGAGATAGATGATGAGATTAAGCAACATGAAGGAAAAAGTGAGACGGAACATAAAGAGGTGGAGGttacagaaaaagaagagaaagctgagactgaaaaatcagaagaaaaagatgtcAACGGAGACAAGGAACCACTGGAGACGGCTGAAAAGGACGAAGACAAGGGACAACCAGAAGCTGATAAAATGGATGAAGACACAGATGACAAGAAGTCGAAAGCTGATGATGGTGTTTCTGGAGGTGCCATTGAGGAAGATACTGTAATGAAGGAAAATGTGGAGTCTGATGACAAGAAAGATATGAAAGACAACGAAAATCAAAAGATGAAGATAGATACAACAGAAGGAGACCAAGAGAAAACTGAGAAAGAATCAAAGGAGGAGAAACTAGAAGGAAGGCAAGTGAATGGAAACGAACAAGGGAATAAGGGAGACatcaaagaggaagaaaagcTGGTCAGTGGAGACAAGGGGGACGATGTCAATGAGGATGAAAAGGTGGATAATGTggatgaaaataacaaaaaagaggCATCGAAGGAAAATGATGAGGGGAAAGAGGAGGAAACAAATAAAGGAGAGGAAGTGAAGGAAGcaaacaaagaagaggaagtgGAGGCAGACACTGAAGTCGATGTGCCAAACGTGgaagacaaaaaaacagagagtaagGACgagaatgaaaatgaaaatgaagataAAGAGGATGAGAAGGAAGATGGAAAAGAAGAGAGCATGGATGATaaggaagatgaaaaagaagagagtaatGATGATAAGGAAGACAAAATTGAAGATATCAAGAAGTCTAACAAGCGAGGGAAAGGGAAGACTGAGAAAAATCGTGGAAAGACAAAGAGTGAGGAAGAAACGAAGGAC ATAGAACCTAGGACTCCTTTCTCTGATCGCCCTGTTCGTGAGCGAAAATCTGTTGAAAGGCTTGTTGCAGTGATTGATAAAGATTCTTCAAGGGAATTTCATGTTGAAAAG GGAAAAGGGACACCTCTCAAAGATATCCCCAATG TTGCTTACAAGATATCAAGGAAGAAGTCTGATGAAGTTTTCAAGCAGCTACACCAAATTCTATTCGGTGGGAGGAGAGGAAAA GCTACTCAGGTCAAGACGAACATATTGCGCTTTTCTGGTTACAAATGGCAAGGAGATGAG GAAAAGGCAAAAttgaaagtaaaagagaagcttgacaaaaacaacaaagaaaaattgctggagttttgtgaaatatttgaCATATCAGTTGCTAAGGCTACAGCAAAGAAG GAAGACATTGTTACGAAGCTGCTTGAGTTTTTGGAGAAACCTCATGCGACAAGTGATGTTCTTCTTAATGAGAAAGACAAG GGTGTGAAGCGCAAAAGAACTCCTAAGAAAAGTTCACCTGCAGCTGGAAACTCATCTTCCAAACGATCAGCAAAG AGCCAAAAAAAGGCCGAGGAAGCAACAAGGACTAAGAAAAAGAGTTTACCTCATTCTGATGATGAgtctgaagaagagaaagaggaagaagaagaagaagaagaagagaaagagcagGAGgtagaggaggaagatgaagttaatgaagaggaggagaatAAAAATGGGATTCCTGATAAATCTGAGGACGAGGCGCCTCTGCCTTCTGAAAGTGAGGACAAAGTTGAATCTGAGGAGGAGTCAGaggaagaaactcaaaagaagaaacgtggttctaggactccatctaaaaagaaagaatcatcaGGGAAATCGAGAAGCAAGAAAACTGCAGTCCCTGCGAAATCTAGTCCACCAAAGAAAGCTACTCAGAAGCGCTCAGCaggtaaaaggaaaaagagtgaTGACGACAGTGATACAAGTCCAAAGGCATCctcaaagaggaagaagactgaGAAACCGGCGAAGGAGCAGTCCTCGGCGCCTTCAAAATCTGCATCAAAAGAGAAACCAG GCAAAAGAGGTGGAAAAGGGAAAGACAAAACCAAGGAGCCTAGTGATGAAGAGTTGAAAAATGCAATTATTGATATCTTGAAAGGGGTCGACTTCAACACA GCTACATTCACTGACATCCTCAAGCGACTTG ataaaaagttcaaaatcGATCTCACCTCAAGAAAATCATCTATTAAGCTGATGATCCAAGATGAGCTCAAAAAGCTAGCAGAAGAGGCCGATaatgaggaaggagaagaagaggatgccgagaatgaggaggaagaagaagataaagtgaAAGAGAAAGCTGGAGGATCTGGTGGTGCAGAGGAGGTTAAAGCCTGA
- the LOC104761615 gene encoding uncharacterized protein LOC104761615, producing the protein MVEKSDDEKHFSWCCLLLQLSLLFFLVTLIASLAFLCFLSSHGFSSSLLITMSILFISSSLFFLRSFKKKTRRCLVERSQEEGYDDEYEDEDSLIEIALVSEEVETIEAMRNFNRSRQRLRIGDDDDDQEDEIDDVNMEEDNLIEIDISIGSIKRRM; encoded by the coding sequence ATGGTGGAAAAATCTGATGATGAAAAGCATTTTTCTTGGTGTTGCTTGCTTTTACAGCTGTCATTGCTGTTCTTTCTTGTAACCCTGATTGCATCTTTagctttcctctgtttcttaagCTCTCATGGATTCTCCTCCTCTCTCCTTATAACCATGTCAATCTTGTTCATCTCcagttctcttttctttctaagaTCTTTTAAGAAAAAGACAAGACGATGTTTGGTTGAGAGATCCCAAGAAGAAGGCTATGATGATGAGTATGAGGATGAAGATAGTCTCATTGAGATTGCTCTTGTGAGTGAAGAAGTAGAGACTATAGAGGCAATGAGAAACTTTAATCGAAGTCGACAGAGACTTAggattggtgatgatgatgatgatcaagaagaTGAGATTGATGATGTGAATATGGAAGAAGATAATCTTATTGAGATTGATATCTCCATTGGGTCTATTAAAAGACGAATGTAA
- the LOC104761616 gene encoding ABC transporter F family member 4-like isoform X4, with amino-acid sequence MGEEDTIVSVEPTANGTSSLPKTSDAISGKEVQEKASGKEAQEDKKAEDTGPQKMEIDDEIKQHEGKSETEHKEVEVTEKEEKAETEKSEEKDVNGDKEPLETAEKDEDKGQPEADKMDEDTDDKKSKADDGVSGGAIEEDTVMKENVESDDKKDMKDNENQKMKIDTTEGDQEKTEKESKEEKLEGRQVNGNEQGNKGDIKEEEKLVSGDKGDDVNEDEKVDNVDENNKKEASKENDEGKEEETNKGEEVKEANKEEEVEADTEVDVPNVEDKKTESKDENENENEDKEDEKEDGKEESMDDKEDEKEESNDDKEDKIEDIKKSNKRGKGNTEKARGKTKSEEETKNIEPRTPFSDRPVRERKSVERLVAVIDKDSSREFHVEKGKGTPLKDIPNVAYKISRKKSDEVFKQLHQILFGGRRGKATQVKTNILRFSGYKWQGDEEKAKLKVKEKLDKNNKEKLLEFCEIFDISVAKATAKKEDIVTKLLEFLEKPHATSDVLLNEKDKGVKRKRTPKKSSPAAGNSSSKRSAKSQKKAEEATRTKKKSLPHSDDESEEEKEEEEEEEEEKEQEVEEEDEVNEEEENKNGIPDKSEDEAPLPSESEDKVESEEESEEETQKKKRGSRTPSKKKESSGKSRSKKTAVPAKSSPPKKATQKRSAGKRKKSDDDSDTSPKASSKRKKTEKPAKEQSSAPSKSASKEKPGKRGGKGKDKTKEPSDEELKNAIIDILKGVDFNTATFTDILKRLDKKFKIDLTSRKSSIKLMIQDELKKLAEEADNEEGEEEDAENEEEEEDKVKEKAGGSGGAEEVKA; translated from the exons ATGGGGGAAGAAGATACAATAGTCTCTGTGGAGCCAACAGCAAATGGGACTAGTTCTCTTCCGAAGACATCAGATGCAATCAGTGGAAAAGAAGTGCAGGAGAAAGCTAGTGGCAAGGAAGCACAGGAAGATAAGAAAGCTGAGGATACTGGACCTCAGAAAATGGAGATAGATGATGAGATTAAGCAACATGAAGGAAAAAGTGAGACGGAACATAAAGAGGTGGAGGttacagaaaaagaagagaaagctgagactgaaaaatcagaagaaaaagatgtcAACGGAGACAAGGAACCACTGGAGACGGCTGAAAAGGACGAAGACAAGGGACAACCAGAAGCTGATAAAATGGATGAAGACACAGATGACAAGAAGTCGAAAGCTGATGATGGTGTTTCTGGAGGTGCCATTGAGGAAGATACTGTAATGAAGGAAAATGTGGAGTCTGATGACAAGAAAGATATGAAAGACAACGAAAATCAAAAGATGAAGATAGATACAACAGAAGGAGACCAAGAGAAAACTGAGAAAGAATCAAAGGAGGAGAAACTAGAAGGAAGGCAAGTGAATGGAAACGAACAAGGGAATAAGGGAGACatcaaagaggaagaaaagcTGGTCAGTGGAGACAAGGGGGACGATGTCAATGAGGATGAAAAGGTGGATAATGTggatgaaaataacaaaaaagaggCATCGAAGGAAAATGATGAGGGGAAAGAGGAGGAAACAAATAAAGGAGAGGAAGTGAAGGAAGcaaacaaagaagaggaagtgGAGGCAGACACTGAAGTCGATGTGCCAAACGTGgaagacaaaaaaacagagagtaagGACgagaatgaaaatgaaaatgaag ataAAGAGGATGAGAAGGAAGATGGAAAAGAAGAGAGCATGGATGATaaggaagatgaaaaagaagagagtaatGATGATAAGGAAGACAAAATTGAAGATATCAAGAAGTCTAACAAGCGAGGGAAAGGGAATACTGAGAAAGCTCGTGGAAAGACAAAGAGTGAGGAAGAAACGAAGAACATAGAACCTAGGACTCCTTTCTCTGATCGCCCTGTTCGTGAGCGAAAATCTGTTGAAAGGCTTGTTGCAGTGATTGATAAAGATTCTTCAAGGGAATTTCATGTTGAAAAG GGAAAAGGGACACCTCTCAAAGATATCCCCAATG TTGCTTACAAGATATCAAGGAAGAAGTCTGATGAAGTTTTCAAGCAGCTACACCAAATTCTATTCGGTGGGAGGAGAGGAAAA GCTACTCAGGTCAAGACGAACATATTGCGCTTTTCTGGTTACAAATGGCAAGGAGATGAG GAAAAGGCAAAAttgaaagtaaaagagaagcttgacaaaaacaacaaagaaaaattgctggagttttgtgaaatatttgaCATATCAGTTGCTAAGGCTACAGCAAAGAAG GAAGACATTGTTACGAAGCTGCTTGAGTTTTTGGAGAAACCTCATGCGACAAGTGATGTTCTTCTTAATGAGAAAGACAAG GGTGTGAAGCGCAAAAGAACTCCTAAGAAAAGTTCACCTGCAGCTGGAAACTCATCTTCCAAACGATCAGCAAAG AGCCAAAAAAAGGCCGAGGAAGCAACAAGGACTAAGAAAAAGAGTTTACCTCATTCTGATGATGAgtctgaagaagagaaagaggaagaagaagaagaagaagaagagaaagagcagGAGgtagaggaggaagatgaagttaatgaagaggaggagaatAAAAATGGGATTCCTGATAAATCTGAGGACGAGGCGCCTCTGCCTTCTGAAAGTGAGGACAAAGTTGAATCTGAGGAGGAGTCAGaggaagaaactcaaaagaagaaacgtggttctaggactccatctaaaaagaaagaatcatcaGGGAA ATCGAGAAGCAAGAAAACTGCAGTCCCTGCGAAATCTAGTCCACCAAAGAAAGCTACTCAGAAGCGCTCAGCaggtaaaaggaaaaagagtgaTGACGACAGTGATACAAGTCCAAAGGCATCctcaaagaggaagaagactgaGAAACCGGCGAAGGAGCAGTCCTCGGCGCCTTCAAAATCTGCATCAAAAGAGAAACCAG GCAAAAGAGGTGGAAAAGGGAAAGACAAAACCAAGGAGCCTAGTGATGAAGAGTTGAAAAATGCAATTATTGATATCTTGAAAGGGGTCGACTTCAACACA GCTACATTCACTGACATCCTCAAGCGACTTG ataaaaagttcaaaatcGATCTCACCTCAAGAAAATCATCTATTAAGCTGATGATCCAAGATGAGCTCAAAAAGCTAGCAGAAGAGGCCGATaatgaggaaggagaagaagaggatgccgagaatgaggaggaagaagaagataaagtgaAAGAGAAAGCTGGAGGATCTGGTGGTGCAGAGGAGGTTAAAGCCTGA
- the LOC104761616 gene encoding ABC transporter F family member 4-like isoform X1, translating into MGEEDTIVSVEPTANGTSSLPKTSDAISGKEVQEKASGKEAQEDKKAEDTGPQKMEIDDEIKQHEGKSETEHKEVEVTEKEEKAETEKSEEKDVNGDKEPLETAEKDEDKGQPEADKMDEDTDDKKSKADDGVSGGAIEEDTVMKENVESDDKKDMKDNENQKMKIDTTEGDQEKTEKESKEEKLEGRQVNGNEQGNKGDIKEEEKLVSGDKGDDVNEDEKVDNVDENNKKEASKENDEGKEEETNKGEEVKEANKEEEVEADTEVDVPNVEDKKTESKDENENENEDKEDEKEDGKEESMDDKEDEKEESNDDKEDKIEDIKKSNKRGKGNTEKARGKTKSEEETKNIEPRTPFSDRPVRERKSVERLVAVIDKDSSREFHVEKGKGTPLKDIPNVAYKISRKKSDEVFKQLHQILFGGRRGKATQVKTNILRFSGYKWQGDEEKAKLKVKEKLDKNNKEKLLEFCEIFDISVAKATAKKEDIVTKLLEFLEKPHATSDVLLNEKDKGVKRKRTPKKSSPAAGNSSSKRSAKSQKKAEEATRTKKKSLPHSDDESEEEKEEEEEEEEEKEQEVEEEDEVNEEEENKNGIPDKSEDEAPLPSESEDKVESEEESEEETQKKKRGSRTPSKKKESSGKSRSKKTAVPAKSSPPKKATQKRSAGKRKKSDDDSDTSPKASSKRKKTEKPAKEQSSAPSKSASKEKPGKRGGKGKDKTKEPSDEELKNAIIDILKGVDFNTATFTDILKRLDKKFKIDLTSRKSSIKLMIQDELKKLAEEADNEEGEEEDAENEEEEEDKVKEKAGGSGGAEEVKA; encoded by the exons ATGGGGGAAGAAGATACAATAGTCTCTGTGGAGCCAACAGCAAATGGGACTAGTTCTCTTCCGAAGACATCAGATGCAATCAGTGGAAAAGAAGTGCAGGAGAAAGCTAGTGGCAAGGAAGCACAGGAAGATAAGAAAGCTGAGGATACTGGACCTCAGAAAATGGAGATAGATGATGAGATTAAGCAACATGAAGGAAAAAGTGAGACGGAACATAAAGAGGTGGAGGttacagaaaaagaagagaaagctgagactgaaaaatcagaagaaaaagatgtcAACGGAGACAAGGAACCACTGGAGACGGCTGAAAAGGACGAAGACAAGGGACAACCAGAAGCTGATAAAATGGATGAAGACACAGATGACAAGAAGTCGAAAGCTGATGATGGTGTTTCTGGAGGTGCCATTGAGGAAGATACTGTAATGAAGGAAAATGTGGAGTCTGATGACAAGAAAGATATGAAAGACAACGAAAATCAAAAGATGAAGATAGATACAACAGAAGGAGACCAAGAGAAAACTGAGAAAGAATCAAAGGAGGAGAAACTAGAAGGAAGGCAAGTGAATGGAAACGAACAAGGGAATAAGGGAGACatcaaagaggaagaaaagcTGGTCAGTGGAGACAAGGGGGACGATGTCAATGAGGATGAAAAGGTGGATAATGTggatgaaaataacaaaaaagaggCATCGAAGGAAAATGATGAGGGGAAAGAGGAGGAAACAAATAAAGGAGAGGAAGTGAAGGAAGcaaacaaagaagaggaagtgGAGGCAGACACTGAAGTCGATGTGCCAAACGTGgaagacaaaaaaacagagagtaagGACgagaatgaaaatgaaaatgaag ataAAGAGGATGAGAAGGAAGATGGAAAAGAAGAGAGCATGGATGATaaggaagatgaaaaagaagagagtaatGATGATAAGGAAGACAAAATTGAAGATATCAAGAAGTCTAACAAGCGAGGGAAAGGGAATACTGAGAAAGCTCGTGGAAAGACAAAGAGTGAGGAAGAAACGAAGAACATAGAACCTAGGACTCCTTTCTCTGATCGCCCTGTTCGTGAGCGAAAATCTGTTGAAAGGCTTGTTGCAGTGATTGATAAAGATTCTTCAAGGGAATTTCATGTTGAAAAG GGAAAAGGGACACCTCTCAAAGATATCCCCAATG TTGCTTACAAGATATCAAGGAAGAAGTCTGATGAAGTTTTCAAGCAGCTACACCAAATTCTATTCGGTGGGAGGAGAGGAAAA GCTACTCAGGTCAAGACGAACATATTGCGCTTTTCTGGTTACAAATGGCAAGGAGATGAG GAAAAGGCAAAAttgaaagtaaaagagaagcttgacaaaaacaacaaagaaaaattgctggagttttgtgaaatatttgaCATATCAGTTGCTAAGGCTACAGCAAAGAAG GAAGACATTGTTACGAAGCTGCTTGAGTTTTTGGAGAAACCTCATGCGACAAGTGATGTTCTTCTTAATGAGAAAGACAAG GGTGTGAAGCGCAAAAGAACTCCTAAGAAAAGTTCACCTGCAGCTGGAAACTCATCTTCCAAACGATCAGCAAAG AGCCAAAAAAAGGCCGAGGAAGCAACAAGGACTAAGAAAAAGAGTTTACCTCATTCTGATGATGAgtctgaagaagagaaagaggaagaagaagaagaagaagaagagaaagagcagGAGgtagaggaggaagatgaagttaatgaagaggaggagaatAAAAATGGGATTCCTGATAAATCTGAGGACGAGGCGCCTCTGCCTTCTGAAAGTGAGGACAAAGTTGAATCTGAGGAGGAGTCAGaggaagaaactcaaaagaagaaacgtggttctaggactccatctaaaaagaaagaatcatcaGGGAAATCGAGAAGCAAGAAAACTGCAGTCCCTGCGAAATCTAGTCCACCAAAGAAAGCTACTCAGAAGCGCTCAGCaggtaaaaggaaaaagagtgaTGACGACAGTGATACAAGTCCAAAGGCATCctcaaagaggaagaagactgaGAAACCGGCGAAGGAGCAGTCCTCGGCGCCTTCAAAATCTGCATCAAAAGAGAAACCAG GCAAAAGAGGTGGAAAAGGGAAAGACAAAACCAAGGAGCCTAGTGATGAAGAGTTGAAAAATGCAATTATTGATATCTTGAAAGGGGTCGACTTCAACACA GCTACATTCACTGACATCCTCAAGCGACTTG ataaaaagttcaaaatcGATCTCACCTCAAGAAAATCATCTATTAAGCTGATGATCCAAGATGAGCTCAAAAAGCTAGCAGAAGAGGCCGATaatgaggaaggagaagaagaggatgccgagaatgaggaggaagaagaagataaagtgaAAGAGAAAGCTGGAGGATCTGGTGGTGCAGAGGAGGTTAAAGCCTGA